CGGAACGTCTGCCAAGGGGTCGCGCCCAGCGCGCGGGCGGCCTCTTCGGCGTCGGTGTTGACCTCGGCGTAGCTGCCCCGCAGCAGGAAGGTGGCCCGAGGGATCATCGAGTAGCAGTACCCCAGAAACAGGCCGGCGATCGCCAGGGCGGTCCCGGGTGGCTGGCCGGTCAGCGCCAGATCGACCGGGTCCATCCCCGAGACCGCGGCAAAGAAGTTCGTCAGCACGCCCGTCCGGGCGAACCACACCATGATCATGAACGCGACGACGATCCCCGGCAGGCTGATGGGGAAGGAGATGAGCGTGACCAGCAGCCCCTCGCGGGGCAGGTCGTAGTTCTCCAGGCCGTGGGCGACGGCGATCCCGACGGCGACGCTGACGACGGTCGTCGCCGCACCGAACCACAGCGAGTTCCAGACCACCTCGCCGTAGACGGGGTCGGCGCTCACGCCGCCCCCGACGACCGGCAGGTACGCCAGTATCGACAGCGCGAGCGTCCGGAAGTTCCCGAACTGGAGGCCCTGGATCGCCGCGGACGACTCCGAGAGGCTCATCCGGACCAGATACACCAGCGGGACGAACGCGCCGACGACCGCCAGCAGGAGGAACGGGGCCACCAGCGCGGCGATCCGTCGGCGCTCGCGGTCGCGCTCGGTCACCGGCGCGAGGAGCCGCTCGCTCCGGGTCCGGAGCCGACCGACCAGTTTTTCGTCGTCGAGCGTGGACATCAGTAGCCCGTCAGGCCGACGCCCTCGCCGATCTGCTGGATGATGCTCTCCTGGTTGTCGACCATCTTCTCGTAGTCGACGCCGAACTGCGTCTCCTCGTAGCGGCTCTGGTCGGGGAACTCGTCGGGCATGTCGAGCTCGGAGGCGCGGATCGGGCGGACGTAGGCGTCGAGGAACTGCCGCTGGCCCTCCAGCGAGAGCACGTAGTCCATGAACAGCTTCGCCGCGTCGGGGTTGGGCGCGTCGGCGAGCATCCCGTAGCCGTAGGGGTTCTGCATGGCACCGGGCTCGCCGTCCGGC
The window above is part of the Halosimplex rubrum genome. Proteins encoded here:
- a CDS encoding ABC transporter permease, coding for MSTLDDEKLVGRLRTRSERLLAPVTERDRERRRIAALVAPFLLLAVVGAFVPLVYLVRMSLSESSAAIQGLQFGNFRTLALSILAYLPVVGGGVSADPVYGEVVWNSLWFGAATTVVSVAVGIAVAHGLENYDLPREGLLVTLISFPISLPGIVVAFMIMVWFARTGVLTNFFAAVSGMDPVDLALTGQPPGTALAIAGLFLGYCYSMIPRATFLLRGSYAEVNTDAEEAARALGATPWQTFRYVTLPQIRPGVVGALILTFRTALAIFGTVLVLKALSVVTFRFDQELSTGWNLSMASALAVVFFAFTLAFTFVGLRYTSAEVTG